A window of the Verrucomicrobiota bacterium genome harbors these coding sequences:
- a CDS encoding GxxExxY protein: protein MGGELIDCEDSLCEAVIGAAIAVHRELGPGLLESVYAKALLVELAERGIGAEAQVEVGARYKGHDLGLGLRADIVVDGRLLLELKSVNKLTDLHLAQVISYLKLLGLKRGYLLNFNCKRMKDGIKRVSI from the coding sequence ATGGGAGGAGAGCTGATCGATTGCGAGGACAGTCTATGCGAGGCGGTGATCGGGGCTGCCATCGCGGTGCATCGCGAGCTGGGGCCGGGGCTGCTCGAGTCAGTGTACGCGAAGGCGCTCCTGGTGGAGCTTGCGGAGCGCGGCATTGGCGCAGAGGCGCAGGTGGAGGTAGGCGCGCGCTACAAGGGCCATGATCTGGGGCTGGGTCTTCGGGCGGACATCGTTGTCGACGGGCGACTGCTGTTGGAGCTGAAGTCGGTGAACAAGCTCACCGATCTGCATCTTGCACAGGTTATCAGCTATCTGAAGCTGCTTGGGCTGAAGAGGGGATACCTGCTGAACTTCAACTGCAAGCGAATGAAGGACGGGATCAAGCGGGTTTCGATATGA
- a CDS encoding class I SAM-dependent methyltransferase, whose amino-acid sequence MLSERTKSMLPMPVRRWLDRCHRQYDMWLAVQQFAWGSVAKPLTPKLVRRFRHGWGNELWSAEAGYIGALVEHAWKSEGPILECGSGLTTVLLGLIAQRIGQRVWSLEHQPKWGDHVREALRKWRVRTVELCVDELHDYGPYTWYVPPQDRMPGDFSLVACDGPPQVTRGGRYGLLPVMRPRLRSGCVIIVDDADRPEDRATIQAWAKELGAEPSFIESRKGVALLRVP is encoded by the coding sequence ATGCTGAGCGAGCGGACGAAGAGCATGCTGCCGATGCCGGTGCGCCGGTGGCTGGACCGGTGTCATCGACAGTACGACATGTGGCTCGCCGTGCAGCAGTTTGCCTGGGGTTCTGTGGCGAAGCCGCTCACGCCAAAGCTCGTTCGCCGATTCCGGCACGGGTGGGGCAATGAGCTGTGGTCGGCTGAGGCCGGGTACATTGGGGCGCTTGTCGAGCACGCGTGGAAGAGCGAGGGGCCGATTCTCGAATGCGGGTCCGGGCTAACAACAGTCCTGCTCGGGCTTATCGCCCAGCGGATCGGACAGCGCGTGTGGTCGCTCGAGCACCAGCCGAAATGGGGCGACCACGTTCGCGAGGCGCTGCGGAAGTGGCGGGTCCGCACCGTTGAGCTGTGTGTGGACGAGCTGCACGACTACGGTCCTTACACGTGGTACGTGCCGCCTCAGGACCGGATGCCAGGCGACTTCTCGCTCGTGGCGTGCGACGGCCCGCCGCAGGTGACGCGTGGCGGGCGGTACGGGCTGCTGCCGGTGATGCGGCCGCGCCTGCGGTCCGGCTGCGTCATCATCGTCGACGACGCGGACCGGCCCGAGGACCGAGCGACGATCCAAGCCTGGGCCAAGGAACTTGGCGCCGAACCGTCGTTCATCGAGAGCCGGAAAGGCGTGGCTCTACTCCGCGTGCCGTGA